A part of Denitratisoma oestradiolicum genomic DNA contains:
- a CDS encoding cupin domain-containing protein, which produces MTSDGISQLLDHIGLRTNTYYAGPLCGLHDFGAGDGVGHLHVIRSGEIRAVQVGHPDIHVREPTLLFYPRPIDHRLDIDESVAADVLCARVSYEAGRENPITQSFPAVVVIPFAAMRRIDTTLVSLFAEAMEDMPGRRAMLDRLCDILVIQIVRFAIAQNFVQQGVLAGLAHPRLSRLLVDLLNDPRQPWTVDHMATRTHQSRNGFIREFGRVLGDTPADFLTQIRIAMAMRLLRKGRPVALVAGEVGYNSQPAFSRAFAREVGSSPSDWLRETQEGK; this is translated from the coding sequence GTGACGTCGGACGGCATTTCCCAACTGCTGGATCACATTGGCCTGCGCACGAACACCTACTACGCCGGTCCTTTGTGCGGTCTGCATGATTTTGGCGCCGGCGATGGTGTCGGCCATCTTCATGTCATTCGATCCGGGGAGATACGCGCGGTGCAGGTGGGGCACCCCGACATCCATGTGCGGGAGCCGACGCTGCTCTTCTATCCCCGTCCGATCGATCACCGCCTGGATATCGATGAATCCGTCGCCGCCGACGTGCTGTGCGCCCGCGTGAGCTACGAGGCCGGCAGGGAAAATCCGATCACCCAGTCCTTCCCCGCCGTGGTGGTCATACCCTTCGCGGCGATGCGGCGCATCGACACCACACTGGTCTCCCTGTTCGCTGAAGCGATGGAAGACATGCCGGGGAGGCGGGCGATGCTGGATCGGTTATGTGACATTCTGGTGATCCAGATCGTCCGTTTCGCCATTGCGCAGAACTTTGTGCAACAGGGCGTCCTGGCCGGTCTTGCCCATCCGCGCCTGTCCAGGCTGCTGGTCGATCTGTTGAACGATCCCCGGCAGCCCTGGACGGTGGACCACATGGCGACCCGGACCCATCAATCGCGCAACGGTTTTATCCGGGAGTTCGGTCGGGTCCTCGGCGATACGCCGGCGGATTTCCTTACCCAGATACGCATCGCCATGGCAATGCGTCTGTTGCGCAAGGGGCGCCCGGTTGCGCTGGTGGCCGGGGAGGTGGGCTACAACAGCCAGCCCGCCTTTTCCCGGGCCTTCGCCAGAGAGGTCGGCAGCAGTCCTTCAGACTGGTTGCGGGAGACTCAGGAAGGTAAGTGA
- a CDS encoding erythromycin esterase family protein, which produces MIRISIPLLMVWALGVSAAPPSVERTLSLQISVARPLTGGTLDYDELLNAMGDVSIVLLGEATHGSREFYRERARITRRLIEEKGFDGVVLEAPWEPVRRLDAYIAGGLGSAEEALAGFARYPRWPWRNQEVLDFARWLRVYNETRPDSPLRVFGMDLYSVPESAGAVAAYLDAISPAEAATAREDYRCFSSYLDEPQEYGLAVVLHHQAGCGAGVRRQLAWMQLRVNGVEIADEALFAAWQSAHTVASGEAYYRAVHQNWVGSWNLRETHLADTLDRLRTWLGARLGREARLVVWAHNTHQGDARATDQAVTGELSLGQLMRERHGDKVFLVGLTTYHGQVRASSEWGGRDRVKNLRPARRGSWSALLHQARQPALLMVFAGHPALAAAFGKKRLDRAVGVNYLPGDERAMHYYHVRLSRQFDAVIHWDRTTPLVPLEGAHPNADGR; this is translated from the coding sequence ATGATCCGGATCTCGATTCCACTGTTGATGGTCTGGGCGCTGGGAGTGTCGGCGGCGCCGCCCTCGGTCGAAAGAACTCTCTCCTTGCAGATTTCGGTGGCCCGTCCATTGACAGGGGGGACCCTTGATTATGACGAACTGCTCAATGCCATGGGCGATGTCTCCATCGTTCTGCTGGGAGAGGCCACCCATGGCAGCCGGGAGTTCTACCGGGAGCGTGCTCGCATCACCCGGCGCCTGATCGAGGAAAAGGGCTTCGACGGGGTAGTGCTGGAAGCGCCCTGGGAACCGGTGCGCCGGCTAGATGCCTACATCGCCGGTGGGTTGGGGAGCGCCGAGGAAGCCCTTGCCGGTTTTGCGCGCTATCCCCGCTGGCCCTGGCGCAATCAAGAGGTGCTGGATTTCGCCCGCTGGCTGCGGGTCTACAACGAAACCAGGCCGGATTCGCCGCTGCGGGTCTTCGGCATGGACCTGTACAGCGTGCCCGAGTCCGCCGGCGCGGTGGCCGCTTATCTGGATGCCATATCTCCCGCCGAGGCCGCGACGGCCCGGGAGGACTATCGCTGCTTCTCCTCCTATCTGGACGAGCCCCAGGAGTACGGACTGGCGGTGGTGCTGCACCACCAGGCCGGCTGCGGCGCCGGCGTCCGGCGGCAACTGGCCTGGATGCAACTGCGGGTCAATGGTGTGGAGATCGCCGACGAGGCGCTGTTCGCCGCTTGGCAGAGCGCCCATACCGTGGCCAGCGGCGAGGCCTATTACCGGGCCGTGCACCAGAACTGGGTGGGGTCATGGAATCTGCGGGAAACCCATCTGGCCGATACCCTGGATCGCCTGAGAACCTGGCTGGGTGCCCGCCTGGGGAGGGAGGCACGGCTGGTGGTGTGGGCCCACAATACCCACCAGGGCGATGCACGGGCCACGGACCAGGCCGTCACCGGCGAATTGAGTCTGGGGCAATTGATGCGGGAACGCCATGGGGACAAGGTGTTCCTGGTGGGGCTGACCACCTACCATGGACAGGTGCGGGCTTCCTCGGAATGGGGTGGCCGGGACCGGGTCAAGAATCTGCGGCCGGCACGGCGCGGAAGCTGGTCGGCCCTGCTGCATCAGGCCCGCCAGCCGGCCTTGCTGATGGTGTTTGCCGGCCATCCGGCCCTGGCCGCCGCCTTTGGGAAAAAGCGCCTGGACCGGGCCGTGGGGGTGAACTACCTGCCCGGCGACGAGCGGGCCATGCACTACTACCATGTCCGCCTGTCCCGGCAGTTCGATGCCGTGATCCACTGGGACCGGACCACGCCCCTAGTGCCACTGGAGGGGGCACACCCTAACGCGGATGGTCGCTAG
- a CDS encoding FABP family protein — protein MDAYPADIYTEPRDVDPDTLNNLGPLTGMAGIWQGTRGLDVKPKAEGPKQQAYVERIELQPIDPQTNGPQLFYGLRYHTHVTKPDQVKTYHDQVGYWLWEPATGTVIHTLTIPRAQVVMAGGKAAADATRFELVAREEDDSFGIRSAPFLQHAFRTVEFRIQVSINPDGTWSYEEDTVLKIHGQDELFHHTDRNTLTRIGDPVPNPLARR, from the coding sequence ATGGACGCCTATCCGGCCGATATCTACACCGAGCCCCGGGACGTTGATCCCGATACCCTGAACAATCTCGGTCCCCTGACGGGGATGGCCGGCATCTGGCAGGGAACCCGGGGCCTGGACGTCAAGCCTAAGGCCGAGGGACCGAAACAACAGGCCTATGTGGAACGCATCGAGCTGCAACCGATCGATCCCCAGACCAACGGCCCCCAGCTTTTCTACGGCCTGCGCTACCACACCCACGTCACCAAGCCCGACCAGGTCAAGACCTACCATGACCAGGTGGGTTATTGGCTGTGGGAGCCCGCCACCGGCACGGTGATCCACACCCTGACCATCCCCCGCGCCCAGGTGGTGATGGCGGGGGGCAAAGCGGCGGCCGATGCCACCCGCTTCGAACTGGTGGCGCGAGAGGAAGACGACAGCTTCGGCATCCGCTCCGCGCCCTTCCTGCAACACGCCTTTCGCACCGTGGAGTTCCGCATCCAGGTCAGCATCAACCCGGACGGCACCTGGTCCTACGAGGAAGACACGGTGCTCAAAATACACGGCCAGGACGAGCTGTTCCATCACACCGACCGCAACACCCTGACCCGGATCGGCGATCCCGTTCCAAATCCCCTAGCGCGCAGGTAG